A segment of the Necator americanus strain Aroian chromosome IV, whole genome shotgun sequence genome:
ctccttttttcattctgtcaTTACTTTCCGGCATGTAATTATGTTCCTTACTTTGCTCCTAGTTAGGGAATCCGCGCTGCATGATAATCGGCACTTAAATCACGTTAACATATGACAAGAACATTGAAGGTAAATGAACGCAGTTCGGacagaaaaaatagtggagGTTTTTCGAATGAAAGTAAAGATTCTTTTCCAGTATCTTTTTCTAGTTGGAGAAAGTACTTTTTCTATAAGACATCCTGAATTATGTTGCTCTAATATTGCTAccgataatgaaaaaaaaaagtcaaagaaaGCAGGAGTGGCCCATGACAGAGCCTATATAGCGTTCTCAGACATTACCTGAAGTTTCAACTCGTAAATATTTCCAATCGACTTTGTTTTTGGACTcgctttcaagattttttctttggtaaaACAGTTTTCTGCTAAAATTCAACCGTTTCTGgagatagaaaaattaaattctcttCATATTCAAGGTTAGGCCCAGCACTTTTTATAGGAAGTAAACGTGCGAAATTTGCCGACAATGAATACGTTTTGTGTCTGTGCGAAAGTATGATTATTCATTTGCGTTTCCGAATTTTAATAGTTCTCAACCTCAAACCTCTGCCCAAAAAACttagaatcaaatcaaaactATTGAGGCACTTCGGCGCTGGTGATGCTATTAGTGGGAAAACTGACaaaaacgtgaagaaaatAACGTCGTTTCTTCTCCTGTTACTAAAGCTAAAAGAGTAGCGAGTTTAAAAGCGGGTGTCAAGGTGCTGTGTCAATACTTAATACTGTGGGAATCGAATGGTTTGTTGAAATATGTCCGCctgtaaaaaacaaatagaaaatagaaagaaagaaaacaaatctaGTAAAACAGGGATGTAGTAGGCGAGAGAGAATGAAAGTTCGAATTAAacaagtgataataataaataaggagaTCAATGCAggagcaaatggaaaaatgggaagaaaactggacagaggaagaagaaaagatacaAGTTATGCAATTACTTAAAGTAATCTTTCTCAGCTGCTGGATAAAGACCGAAAGCCTAAATTCCAAATTCATCCCTTACGCTTGAAATTAGGAGAccatacttcctttctttcttggattaaggtttattgtgatattctcaTTTGTTTTGAGGTAAGAGTACGTGGAAAACCATAAGGCACTCATTTTCTAACTTTCTCCGAGTTTGTTCCTCTGAAGCAACAGAGGAAGTACTTATTCGGTGCACCATTTTTAATTTCGCGGTgcgttagcattggtccaaaGGGCGGAGCCTCACGCAGCCGGATGTAAGTTTAGATACTAGTCTTGTAAGTTGTATACGTTTTCCCATTATGGTGTCGGATAGCCATAATTTGTACATcgtatgaataaataaataaatatatactcTGTATGTAAATGGGCCGAAGAAGATTGTTATGATTGCCCCAACTATTCAGCTTCTTTGTCTCCCATTATGATCCGAATCTTATGTGTGAGTGACTGtaagcgactgggttccaGAAGTATCACGAGTCtctgaaatgaaaacacaTTTCAGGTTTGTAGTAATTTCTGGGTGACTTTTTCTATGGCATTCCTGTACTAGgttaataaaacaaataattggCAATTACTCTTGAATAAATGTTGATATATGCTCACCAAAACGGGATAAGAAAACACATCTGTCTTTCTTCGAGGTAAGATGTACGTCTGTTTACTAACAATTTTACGAAATCTTTAATCCGGTGAATCTATTTCGACCGAAATACATCTCATTTATTCAGAAGTCTATTCGAATCAGTAATAGCTTCAAATACAATGATACCAAGTAGTATAGAAGATCAACCACGACCAACCACTACTGTTCTCCTCACTCCGACAACACTTCCGAAAGCTCCACCTCGTCCTGCAACCACGGTTCTTGCGACGAATCTCTTCATTCGATTGGCACTCGATCCACTAATGATGTAATCTTGGAGCAGGAAATATTCCACAAGAATGTAAAAATTGTGTAAAATGTAACTGACCAAGCAAGAGTTAAAAAGATAAGAAGTGTTATGGCTAAAAGCTTCATTGTAAACAAAAGGCAGGTTCCTGCGCTTTATATTATGTGGGTTCAGTGTAAGACAGTAAGTCAGCACACCAAAACTTGTTTACGTTGACACACTTCTGTTGTTGACGGTTTTGCAAAAGATGATAATTCAGTATTACATTACAATTCAGTATTACAACTTTTCACTGTGCAATTAATGCGTCTTTAGCTTAAGGCATTCGTTTCCGCTTTAGCGGTGATTACTTAGGTGTTGGTCCTCTCACCACACAGTGTAATTTACTAGAATATCTCTTCGGGGGAAAGCTGTACAAtcttgctctttttcttcttttcctgaatattttaaaaacattacGTTCTGTCTGGTTTCTCATTAATCTGTAGATGAAAATGATAGGtcaaattttctgaaagatagtttttttttagttcaataCCTTATCGTTCAgctttagagttttttttagttcaataCCTTATCGTTCAGCTTTAGAGTTTTTTTAGTTCAATACCTTATCGTTCAGCTTTAGCCCAAACATGTGATTACCTACGAAACTGATACCTCATTGGTTTATCATTCAATCGTCAGTGAGTGACGAAATTTAtgcttaaaggtatcaccccacgaatctgaggtagtgcagatttcaggtggagtattcgtatacaggatgggagactacggagagggggatgattccgtccatttcttcctaattgccgtaaaaaacggcccgaaaaatccggcttcattcgttttggcgcaccattttgtacaagaggttcgattggagcgcgccagtcttgtgcggcgccgcatctcccgggccgttttttacggcaattagcaagaaatggacggaatcacctccctctccgtagtctcctatcccgtatacgaatactccacctgaaatctgcaccacctcagattcgtggggtgatgcctttaagaattaTGACTTATAATTTTATAGGACCACTTCCTTTTGTGAAAATTAATTGTTAGGTTGTAGCTGTACTAGGCTGGTATTGCATTGATGTCATTTTTAAGCTCTAATTTTATGGCTGAGATCTTAGAGCAAACATATCGTTCGTGCGATTTTCCTCCCGTCCATTTAGAACTCTTATCTTCttatctaattttattttcctttttagcAATCGATTATCAACAGTGCGCTAGATTTTCGAGAAGAGCAACGATCTATCCTCAAGAATGACCCATCAAAGCGACTTGGTGATGTCATTACGCTGAATCTTACCAAAGTAGAAGGCGGAGTCTTGGTTAATGTACTACCGGAGAAATTCACCCTATGTAAGTATGATCTTTCTGCTACTAACCATTAGTAACAGTTTAAAATGTGCTGGGAATTATACGTAAATGCTTTTTAACGCAGCTGAGGAGAAACTAAGCCTTTAGGCACTATCCAAACTGTTAAACACTTCATACTTGTAACAACATTATTTGGAATTCTGCTAATGAGAAACCTAATGTAAAGTAGCGTTATTGAGTCATTACAGGATTCTATGATTGCACAGTAACGttatattagttttttttccactcaatTCACCAGAACTTGCAACATTAGCACTGAATAAGAAAAGAGGataatatttcttcattttccggCAAGACGCCCAGCAACATTACTTTGAAACAAATAGCATAATGTTGGCGAACTAAAATTCTTTCCCTTTCGTTTACTGTCTCCCATTTCTACCTTTGAAAAACCCTTTCTTTCTGCTACCAATAGCGATTTTCGCTGAATTTAATAGCAATCAAACATAGAAAATATGATTGTGTTCTTTCATACGAATGTGTGATGTCTTCCATGTATTCGCTGTTGTTGTATAAATCGTGTAAGAATTGTCCTGCCGTTGTTAGTCATAGTTTACATGTAACTTCAGTACTCGATATTCGCTTACCACCTACTGCAAACTTCAAGGAGATGGACGAGCGCATCGCCGGGTGGTGCAAAAAAGCTGGACCGGGTGTCACGTGCAGATTTCTCGTAGTAGGTCATTTACTagaactattattatttcgaTTTATTTATGCATCTTTTTACAAGAGTATTTTCGGTGTTAATTGGGAATCCAGGTCGCTGTTTTCTAGAAAACTGAGATCCCGTTCATGACACCAACAGCAAGCGATGATCCATTCTGGGCGGCGTTTGAGAAGTCGCTAAGAGACGAGTGAGTGCTGTCAGTTATTCGTGCATTCTATGTATCCAGAAACTAGTCCTTAGAGTGCAATACAGAGTTTTCTGCAAAACCATTGTTTCATCTGATTCCTAAAAAGGGGAGTCTGCCGAGCGTGCGTTGTGAAATTTTGGTTAATTCAGTTGAAAAGCCCATCATACCCAATCATTTGTTCCACTtcacacttaaaggcatcaccccacgaacctagGGTGGTACAGGTTtccgggtaatgcctatacggggtcgtagattgtggggaagagggtgattccgttaatttctccctgtatcagtgtaaacggaggaccccggaactgtttcttacgacggcatctgttgcaaaaaaaaagcgaaaacctgaagaaaaacgaaagtcGAGAACCCATTCCAACGAATCGTAGGCGGGCGGGGTGTAATGGTTGCGcactgcaacagaagccgtcgtaagaaagtGTTCCGGAGTGGTCTATTTAcactgatgcagggagaaacgaacggaaccaccctcttccccacaatctatgaCCGTATAGGCATCacccggctgaaacccgtaccaccccagattcgtggggtgatgcgtttatcttaaaggcagcataccacgaatctggagtggtactgatttcaggtggagtatccgtatacggggtcgtagataatggagaccggggtggtttcgctcaactctccctgaatcactgcaaagagccggcccctgaatacTTTTTTGTATGATGCCTtttattgcagcgcgccacccttgcacgcgtagcgtcccttactgcctatcgaggcagtccgaattgattttcgacgaatcgcagggcggaggcggcgcaaggggtggagcgttgcaatatgtggcttcgtacaaaacagcgttctggaggcggctgcttgcagtgatgcagcgaagatgagtggaactactccggtctccgtaatctacgaccccgtatacggatactccacctgaaatccgcacctcagattcgtggtatgctgcctttaagttaaaGCGTAAAAGTTAAATAAACTTCTACTCTACGCCGAAATTTTGGGGTAAGTTACGGCTTATTCAGGAATTGCGAAAAAGTTGTTGCGAATTGAATTGCGGAAGAATTGTTAAAGCGTAAAAGTTGAACAAACTTCCACTATATGTCGAAATGTTGGGGTAAGTTACAGCTTATTCAGGAATTGcgaattcgaaaaagaaatcttcacgGGTGCTACTGATTCGCGATTTGTTCGTGAGGTATGTTTCGTATATTTCTTGCGCATTCGTCATCTCATTAATAATTGCTGTTTTTAGTTATGATTGCTATTGCAAAGTTTGCACATCAATTTTGAGCAAGTGATGTGTTCCTAAAAAGGGCAATGCATGATTACGTTCATTGTTACTTGCCAACATTTCAGCAAGGCTATCGATCGATTGGATTTTCGCCAATGATTAACACACCGTCACTTCTGCATGACCACAATGAATATCTGAATGAAGCTGTATTCCTTCGGGGAGTCAAAATTTATGAGACGTTAATTGATAATCTAGCCAATGTGAAGGACGTACGAATTCACTGATCTTGTTCCTAGGTGATCTGTTTTGTTGTCTGAATCTTCCTTACTAGAGCATTGATAATGATCATGACATAATAGATAAAGAACGATCTGAAATGAATTTACAGTCTTCTAATCAAATCCAATGAATAACTTGGGAACCAGTTTTTCTACTTTCATCAATTTCTACCCTATCAGCATCAACTACGACAAGGAAACTTCGTCTGGGAACGGATCGTTAACATTATTTCTGCCTATAAAAGGTATGCAATACAAATGAAATGGAGAGGAATCTATCGGACAGCATGTATTCCAGTTCTGAAGGCATCCCGAAGTAACGCgtttaaaaatggaatttctgtttttcgtgTAAAGATACAAATGCTAAGCTTATGTTGAATGCTTTCTAAAGATTGCATTAATATGGATTTGgagatttacttttttttttagaaggagAACGCTTCGTCCCAGTCTTTCTTGTCTCTAAATTAAAGAAAGGCAGATATCTCTCTCCATCGATCCATTTTTCCTCCTGAAGtgttcctttatttcttcgaCGAATCCTTGTATCTTCAATGTAACCGCATAGCAGTTGAAGATGTAGTCGCTGCTGTGCCTCTCATAAATTCTTGGTTTTCTCAAACTTAGCTGTGCGGAAAGCTGGGTGTTAAGTATATGAAATCATGAAGAGTTTGCACACATCACAATAGAGCATACCGCGTCAATTCAGTTGAATCGTCAATACCGTACTGTGAGTTGTGTGTCAGCAAAAATGGTATGAAGATGCACAAAGTCAGGTCAGAACACTATATTTACAATTTCATAAACaaaatctcacaaaaaatTAGAGTTTAACAGTCAGATAAACAATCACATAACAGCAGAGGAATGACATTCTCATGAAAACTGATCGGTCGCTTCGAAGAGACAACATTTGTTGTGAATCTAGTCTTAGTTACTCACTAACCTAAGTAATGACGTGATTCTGCGGAATTAACATATATGATCTCACAGTTTTAGTCCTCTATCTATGAGCTTCCAAAGGATTACCAAGCAAAAGAGTCCATATAGATTGACAAGATTAGTTGGATAGGAACTGTTGGACAGcaaatgaagtgaaataaaacTCCTCAGTGAAACAGACCATACACTGTGTGCAGATATACTCTTCACACAATCGATCCAATTCAATAGACTATAGACTATGGAAGGGTGCAGTGACAAAAGAAGGACGAATGATTTGATGAATATTGTCCATTTTCTTCACGATAAAACAGACAGAACTGATTGCTGTATACAGAAAGATAGAAGATTTCTCtattcctttttctagctGTAATGGCACAAAATGTCGCGTGGTCCTGAACAGAACACATGTTCATTCTCGCGCATTTGGTTTGACGGAAAAGACAAATCGGATGGGAAAATCTTGAATAGAAGCAACATAATGATTTGTGAAAGATTTCGATCCCTAAGGACATAGAAAGATCActagactttaaaaaattcaccCTACCCTCGTCAATTTATTACATTCATTCTCGTATTATCCCATTAATAGAAAGAACAAGAATGACAGAACGAATAAGCTCGTACGTGTGACAAGTTAGGACACTAACCAACTCGTTAGACAGGTCGCATTCCCGTAAAATACATTAAAACATGTGTGATACGTGTGGAACTACAAATACAGTACTATGCGATCACATCATCTTCAACTCACTTTCTGCCCATCGCCGTTCTACGTGGGTCCAAGGAGTTCACGCTACGGAGGTATGTGAATGACATTAGGCACTAATAAACACCAGGTTGTCCATAAGTTCCTTTCTCCTTTCCTGAcattttttatacaacaacaaaaatattgaagtCAACAACAAAGGCAGCAGAATAGTCAATGATCTCAGTTCATCGATGTTCTCTCCACCTAGGACTCCagttgaataaattaaaatgttGACAATCGTCGAAGGAAACTCATGGAATAACGTGATATACGGAGATGTCCTGTAACATGAGGTCCCCAAAGCGGACAAACAACACGGGACTGACCCGCCAAAAGTGCGCAGAACTCGGACGGATAAAGGTGGTAATTCGCTGTAAAGTACCCTGGTCTCGA
Coding sequences within it:
- a CDS encoding hypothetical protein (NECATOR_CHRIV.G14974.T1) produces the protein MSFTYLRSVNSLDPRRTAMGRKTTRHFVPLQLEKGIEKSSIFLYTAISSCSDLTLCIFIPFLLTHNSQYGIDDSTELTRSFFIYYVMIIINALVRKIQTTKQIT